One window of the Dethiosulfovibrio russensis genome contains the following:
- a CDS encoding IS66 family transposase, whose translation MDCNYSVALPNCCRYRIDKPFDELFASGLAQNSLSTGKRARGRPQKGKARNLMERFRDHKEEILLYARDFTIPFDNNEAERNIRNFKAKLKISGCFRTPEGVSDYAKIMSFLITAKKNSINIFKAMSMAIDGQILFLDGATE comes from the coding sequence ATGGATTGTAACTATTCAGTCGCCCTACCGAATTGCTGTCGCTACAGAATCGATAAGCCCTTCGATGAGTTGTTTGCCTCCGGTCTAGCCCAAAACTCCCTATCGACTGGGAAGAGGGCAAGAGGCAGGCCCCAAAAAGGCAAGGCCAGGAACCTCATGGAGAGATTTAGGGACCATAAGGAGGAGATCCTGCTCTATGCCAGGGACTTTACGATCCCCTTCGACAATAACGAGGCTGAGCGAAATATCCGCAACTTCAAGGCGAAGCTTAAAATATCTGGCTGTTTCCGAACCCCGGAAGGGGTTAGTGACTATGCCAAAATAATGTCGTTCCTCATCACGGCGAAGAAGAACTCGATCAACATCTTCAAGGCCATGTCTATGGCTATCGATGGTCAGATTCTCTTCCTGGATGGGGCGACTGAATAG
- a CDS encoding ImmA/IrrE family metallo-endopeptidase: MANNATRIQVMARTLLERYGLERTIPIRLSALCRRLGIEICHSKARHIDGTLLTHGDRKIILVSTALPYERRRFTVGHELGHYVLGHQKVAFSLDSPESWVVREEQAANAFAAELLMPKTALQAIHYKHDTKQLAQIFGVSPLAMQIRLEEMGK, translated from the coding sequence ATGGCAAACAATGCAACCAGGATCCAGGTCATGGCCCGGACCCTGCTAGAGAGATACGGACTGGAACGAACGATCCCCATCCGACTAAGCGCACTATGCCGGAGGCTGGGGATCGAAATATGTCACAGCAAAGCCAGACACATCGACGGCACACTACTCACTCACGGAGACCGAAAGATTATCCTTGTCTCCACCGCCCTTCCTTACGAACGCCGTCGCTTCACAGTGGGCCACGAGCTAGGACATTACGTCCTCGGCCACCAGAAGGTCGCCTTCTCCCTCGACAGCCCCGAATCCTGGGTCGTCAGGGAAGAACAGGCCGCCAACGCTTTTGCGGCGGAACTACTCATGCCCAAGACGGCCCTTCAGGCAATCCACTACAAGCACGACACAAAGCAACTGGCTCAGATCTTCGGCGTCAGCCCTCTGGCTATGCAGATCAGGCTGGAGGAGATGGGGAAATAA